aaacactaaagtttcttaaactgttaaaattgtctgtgtataacagaacttatttggcaggtgaaacgcagaagacaaaccatccagaatttttttgttgttgaggtgacagtgttttcaatgggttttctatGTGTATCTAGATTTAAGGCACTtacttgcagttcctatcgcttccactggatgtcaccagtctttagaaattggtttgTTTTTCTTTAAAGAAATGAAGTAGTACGgcagttcagaacgagggtccagccgGGTGCTTTAATGTTTTGATGTGCGCTCCAGGTCacgcgcttcacgttgtttttatccggtattgaacaccgtttatcccgtcttaaattttatcaattatttacgttaaatacctaaagttgtattaggaaagttgtttcaaatgtttggacagcgtTTACAGGTAACTTTTGAGATATTTTATAGTCATGCTGGGTGATTTGGAACCAGTgttttttctgaatcaaacgtgccaaataaatggacattttggagatataacgacggaattaatcgaacagaaggaccatttgtgatgtttatgggacatattggagtgccaacagaagttcttcaaaggtaaggcatgaattaaatcgttatttctgacttttgtgttgcgcctggcgggttgaaatctgattttcatgtgttggtatgctgggcgctgcCCTAAAATAATCGcgtggtttgcttttgccgtaaagcctttttgaaatctgacacggtggctagattaacgagaagttagtttaatttggtgtgttgcacttgtgaatgtatgaaagttaaatataaaaaaataaagaatttggcgctctgctatttcaccggATGCTGTCAAATCTATCCTGTTAACGTGATttgagcccaaagaagttaactaggcaagtcaattaagaacaacattcttacttacaatgacggcctaccaaaagacctcctgcggagacggggcctgggataaaaaatataggacaaaacgcacatcacgacaagagacaacactacataaagagacttAAGACAACGCAGCaacacatggtacaaacattattgggaacGGGTGTTTGTATGTGGAGGacgagggctgcagtagatatctcagataggggggagtgaggcataaggttttataaataagcattctTGTGactggtatacagagatgaccagtatagagtgcagtgatgtgtcctataaggagcattggtggcaaatctgatggtagaatggtaaagaacatctagctgctcaaaagcacccttacctgccgctctataaattacatctccgtattctagcatgggtaggatggtcgtctgggttagtttggcagctggggtgaaagaggtgGCGACTATGATAGAGGAAACAAAGTCTAGATGTAACTTTAGGCTGCAGCTTTGGAATGAAATGCCTTAGTTTAAAACACTCATGTTCTCATTCTTCTGTCTCCAGGTTTGCCTAGTTCCAGACTGTGGCAAGTGTTCAGCCTGCAAGGACATGATCAAGTTCGGGGGTAGTGGTCGCAGCAAGCAGGCTTGCCAGAAGAGGAGGTAAGTTAGCTGATCTTTAGTGCCTCTCTCCCCCTTAGCTGCCTAGATAAATGGTTCCTGCCATGGCTGTAACTGAACACTCATACCATTTTGTTCCATAACATTTCCTTCCCATGAGCTCATTCTGGAAAAACGCTAAACAGTTCTGAGACTCTGTTAAAATTAACTCCAGACTCTCTTAAATTAAAAAAACTGCCACTAAGTGTGAACTGGGGATGGGGCTATGCTAGCCAGCTGATTAACATCTTCAGAGCCCTTTATTTCAAATTGGGTGCTTATGTTGTAGGTATGGTGGCTTGAACTCATTGGCTAATGTGATCTGCTCCCTTATCAATGTAATTTCCCCACCAGATGCCCCAACCTGGCAGTAAAGGAGGCTGAGGATGATGAGAACATAGAGGAGGAAGAGTTGTTGCCTGTAAAGGCCCCTTCAAAGAAGGTGTCCAAGGCCAAGACTAAGAAGCAGAGCAATGGCAAGCTGACTTGGGTTGGAGACTCTATCAAAGTATGTACGTGTTAGTGTTGTAGGAAGTTCTTAACCTCAAACTGATTTAAAATAGCCCTTAGTACACCAGACTTGTAATatcaaaaatgtatgtaatttcaCTGACTTGCTGCAATGCAAACAGCTCTTGGGATAATggttctctcttctccctcctgtgTTCAGACTGAGGGGAAGAAGCAGTACTACATGAAGGTGTGTATAGAcaatgaggtgctggaggtgggAGACTGTGTTTCTGTCAGCTCTGATGACCCATCAATCCTGCTCTACCTGGCCAGGTAGGTCCTATAACAGTTTAAGAATCTTGACTTAGCTTTTTCTATTGGTTTCTGTCTGGGTCAGGGGTTGACCGTCTTGTCTTGGGTCTCCAGGATCACATCCCTGTGGGAGGATAACAATGGGAAGTGGTTCCATGCCCACTGGTTCTGCCGCGGTACAGATACTGTACTGGGGGAGTCCTCTGACCCTCTCGAGCTGTTCCTGGTTGAGGACTGTGAAGACATGCAGCTGAGCTACGTAGAGGGCAAGGTCAACGTCATGTACAAGGCCCCTTCAGACAACTGGTTCATGGAGGTAAGAATTCATTGGCTTTATCGCTCTTTAAGCGGAGtcgctagcctggtcccagatctgtgcgCGCTGTCTTTCCAACTCCTACAGTCATTGTCATGCTAATTGTCTATACAGCTACTACTCAATGCACCTCATCACTGATGTATTTTGTACCACTGTGTTTTCAGGGTGGCATGGTAGAGGACATCAAGGTGATTGACGATGACAATGGGAAGAATTTCTTCTACCAGCTGTGGTATGAAGGAGACTGTGCCCGCTTTGAGACCCCGCCCACCTTCACACCCCAAGAGGACTGCAAGTACAAGTGAGTCATAATTGACATTTGACAGCCCTATCAGTGCTATAAGTACTTACATTTGGAGCTTTGAAAATCTAGTACTGGAATACCTTGTAAAGCTGACATTTCCTCAGTGTGGTTCTTGAAGTCATCTTGAAATTTGTTGTAGCCAAGGTTTTTTAATCTCTTCTGCTCCAATGATTTCATTTCTGATCAGTTTGTGATGTAGACTTTCATTTCTTTCCTATAGTTTCAATTGACTGGTGTTGCGGTAAAACCATGTACGGTTAATATGACGTCAAATGTTGTCTTGAACTTGGCTTGCCATACAAAGGgacattttgggtgttttttttgttttgtttgagaAACATGATACAATACCCTACATCTCAAATGGCAAAATGTTGAATTCCAATGCATAGTGCCTTTGGAAAGGCTTGTCAAGTGGTAATGCTGTTTTTCTTCTATACTGAAATTCAATGCAAATTGAGGTCTTCAAATTACAATTCAGTGCTTGAAAGTCATTGAATTTTACTTAGCAATGTCTATGAACCTTAAGTGTTTGACATTTTGATAGGAGGATTAATAAATTGGTCTTGGGTTACCGTGTCCCCTGTATTTCAGCTTCTGTGCCAGCTGTAGTAGGGCTGAGGAGAGGGAAGAGCAGGAGACTCCTCGGGTGTTTGAACCCATTAAGGACGAGGACCACGACTCCAAGGCCTTATATGCTCTGGCCTGCCTGAAGGGAGAGCAGTTCAGGGTGGGAGACAGTTGCTACCTGCCCCCCGACGCATACAACTTCAGGTGAGTGGAACATCCAGGAATACTGATGCTTAtacatggcattgttgaatacttgtttctgattggtaAGCTAGGTTTGGTttgctaaactagcaagtctgttttgGTCACCACTACATTAGTTGCCTTGATCTCATAAACTTGCTATCTACTTCAATGGATGTTGAAAacatttctagtggcaaatgtgttcaattatagccTTGGTATAAAAGGCATAATCAACTCTGGACTCTTTgcattctctggaaaataatgcaactccatGGCATTTTAGTTTGGCTCCGCTAGCACATCGTGGAACACATTCCACATTCATGATTTTCATAGGATGCAAAGCCCCTCGTTGATTCTCTTGcatcagtggtattcaaagtcggtGTCGTGGGGTAATTGCGGTGGGGTCGCGGCAACACAAATTAAGAGTACAGGTTATTGTATGGGACAGTAGACAAATGTTTTTGGGAAAGATCTGTTAAGGGATAAATCTAATGAATTGAAGCTCATTTGATGTGAATCTAATTGTATTGATTTGGAGGGGTGGGTCCCAAGAGATTCTGGTGCAAAAATGGGGTCCCTGCTGACAGTTTCAATACCACTGCCTTACATAGGCATGGTCTCCATTGGGGACAACTAGGCAAATCCTAGTGTTAGCAAATTCAACATcagctttttaaaatatttttttatctccCCTTACATTAACATTATTTTCTTGTGTGCTCAGTCTGAAGGCAGCCAGTCCAGTGAAGCGTCCTCATAGGAAGGAGGACGTGGATGAGGAGTTGTACCCAGAGTACTACAGGAAGCATTCAGACTACATCAAGGGCTCCAACCTGGATGCCCCTGAGCCCTTTAGAGTGGGACGTATCAAGGAGATCTTCTGCCACAGACGCAGCAACGGGAAGGCTGACATGTCTGAAGTCAAACTGCGCTTGTACAAGTTCTACAGGTGAGCACTCAAGTCAAATGCCATGGTAGAACTGCAAAGAAGGACCCCTTGGATCCATGCCAAATTTAGTAACTTTTGTACAATGAGATTTTCAGCCTAAAATGCATCTCTTCACTGTAAGGGAGGTGAACTGGTGCCAATATGTGCATGTCTGTACTCTTAATGTTCACTCTCTGTCAGGCCTGAGAACACTCACAAGGGGGCGAAGGCAGGTTACCACAAAGACATCAACCAGCTGTACTGGAGTGACGAGGAAGTGACAGTCAACATGTCAGAGGTGCTGGGCCGGTGTCGTGTGGAGTATGGAGAGGACCTGAATGAGACCGTTCAGGACTTCTTCTCAGGTGGACCTGACCGATTCTACTTCCTTGAGGTAAGGCTGGACTAGATGAGAAGCAATTGAGCAACTTTAATTTCCCATATTAATCTTGCATGCTAAGTAGCTGAGATGCTCATTTGAGGAAGTTTGCTCAAGATGATAATAACGGTCTCCTAACCCAAAGGCTTATAATGCCAAGTCCAAGAGCTTTGAGGATCCACCCAACCATGCCCGCTCTGCTGTGAACAAGGGCAAGGGGAAAGGGAAGGGCAAAGGTAACTACTCTCCGCTGTAGTACTTATTGGCAGTCACATAGTTCTCCTTTTGAAATGTCCTCATGCCTATTTGAGGTTTAGGCTTGTCATGAGGCTTCTCTGAATACTGTTGTAACTGTGGCTCCAAACCACCTGCCCTCCAGGGAAAGGCAAAGGGAAGTCGTCTTCTGCTCAGGAGCCTCCAGACCAGGAGCCTCAGGACCCCAAGGTGCCCAAGCTGCGTACCCTGGACGTGTTCTCTGGCTGCGGTGGGCTCTCTGAAGGCTTCCACCAAGCTGGTTAGTAGTTTCTTCACTTCAATAGCTTGGGAAATGTCTAAGTTGTGGGTGACCACGAGGGAACTTTTTTGAATATACAGGTAGAATTTCTTACAAGAGTAAAGTTAAGTGTTTGTCAGGCCACATGGTGAATGCAATTTGTTGTTGCTCCTACCTGTCAGGTATCGCTGAGACTCTGTGGGCCATCGAGATGTGGGACCCAGCAGCTCAGGCCTTCAGACTGAACAACCCGGGCACCACAGTGTTTACAGAGGACTGCAATGTGCTGCTAAAGCTGGTGATGTCTGGAGAGAAGACAAATTCCCTGGGCCAGCGGCTGCCCCAGAAGGGAGACGTGGAGATGCTGTGTGGAGGCCCTCCCTGTCAAGGCTTCAGCGGCATGAACCGCTTCAACTCCAGAACCTACTCCAAGTTCAAAAACTCTCTGGTGGTGTCTTATCTCAGGTAGGGTTAAACAGATTTTCCCATTTCCATATATTGCTCTGTGCAAGTACAGAAGCTCCAGTCTAAGTGGTTGCTGTGTAGTTATATACTTTCCCCTAACGTGTATTCTCTTATAGTTACTGCGACTACTACAGACCCAAGTTCTTCCTGCTTGAGAACGTGAGGAACTTTGTCTCCTTCAAAAGCTCCATGGTCCTGAAACTGACTCTGCGCTGTCTTGTCCGCATGGGCTATCAGTGCACATTCGGAGTACTTCAGGTGAGTTAACTTAAGCTGGTATGTTTCTTTCTGATTGACCAATCCAATAGTCGGCAATGTTAGTTTTAGTTATGGTGCTACATGTTGTGAAAGTCATTCATGGGATATGCTTAAGCCTGACCTCTGCTGTCCACTCCTCCCAGGCTGGGCAGTACGGCGTGGCTCAGACGCGGCGTAGGGCCATCATCCTGGCGGCCGCGCCTGGGGAGAAGCTTCCTCGCTACCCAGAGCCCCTGCATGTGTTCGCTCCCCGGGCATGTTCTCTCAACGTGGTGGTGGACGACAAGAAATATTTCAGCAACGTCACACGGTAACCAGCCACCAGTCAATGTAAAAGCGTGTGGTTGTATAGCTTGTGATGTGACTGAGGGTTGTCTAGTTTCTGATTGTTCCTTCTGGTTTCAGAGGTAATGGCGGCGTGTACAGGACCATCACAGTCAGGGACACCATGTCTGACCTGCCAGAGATCCGCAACGGAGCGTCTGCTCTGGAGATCTCCTACAACGGAGAGCCCCAGTCCTGGTTCCAGAGGCAGATCAGAGGCACACAGTACCAGCCCATCCTCAAAGACCACATCTGCAAGGTACAGCTGCTGCCTCATAGTTGCAATCACCTGGTGGCTCAGCAGTAACTTGTTAGAACAGCCAAAGGTGTGGCTCGGTCTTTGGAGTCTCTTGGATAATTTAGTCAGctattagacttcagtgcagcttagTGAAAAACTGTTTTGGTTTTTCCAGAAGCAGAGAGCACCACACTTGGAGAACAGATTTGTCGTACCTCTAATGCTTGCGACGTTGGTTAAGTTTGTGGCGATTGTACATGGGTGTATCAAAACGGGAATGGATCATCTCTGAAGTAGAACTAGGGAGTAAAAATCATTGCTTCTCAATGGAATTATGCAATGCCCCATAGATGCAATGAGAACTGTCAAGGATGGGTGGATGATGGCTTTCCCTGAAACAAACTAAGTCCCTCTTTGGTTCCCAGGACTTGAGTGCCCTTGTAGCGGCCCGTATGAGGCACATCCCCCTGGCGCCTGGCTCTGACTGGAGGGACCTGCCCAACATGGAGGTCCGGCTGAGAGACGGGACCTCATCCAAGAAGCTCCGCTACACCCACCCAGACAAGAAGAATGGCCGCAGCAGCTCTGGAGCACTGAGGGGCGTTTGTACTTGTTCAGGAGGTACTCACTTTTATGGATATTTAGGCCATACAAATGTTATGAAATGCTTAATGGGTTTCTTTTTAAATACAATAGCAACCTTCAACCCCTAGCAACCTAATCAGTGGGTGCTTGGAGTGTTCATGACTATGACAAATAGTCTTTAACCTGTTCATTTTTATAGCACTTTTTCAGGTCAGATGGCTAATATCATTTGGATAGCAAATCCAAGGGGTTGTTGTAATGCTGTCTGTAGACATGTTCTGATTGCCATCCTGTCCTCTAGGGGTGCCCTGTGACCCTGCTGACAGGCAGTTCAACACACTGATCCCCTGGTGTTTGCCCCACACGGGGAACCGCCACAACCATTGGGCCGGCCTCTACGGCAGGCTGGAGTGGGACGGCTTCTTCAGCACCACCGTTACCAACCCTGAGCCCATGGGCAAGCAGGTAAAATCTAATACTGTACCAGTTCTAGCGGAATTAATGAATGGCTAGGACCATTTCACCTCAGGacacagccatgtaataacaTGTACAGTGGTTGTAAATACTAGTCTACAGAAGTGTATTGGGGTCCCTTTCCTGCAGAGCTGTAATGTTGGATGCTTTGGGTACTAAATGTCCTGTCATGTTTCAGGGTCGTGTCCTGCATCCAGAGCAGCACCGAGTGGTCAGTGTGAGGGAGTGTGCGCGCTCTCAGGGCTTCCCTGATACCTACCGCTTCTTCGGAAATGTTCTGGACAAACACAGACAGGTACTGGACTTGGTCTCTGTTCTCCATCAGGAATTCAACCCCCTCCCAGAAAATGCCTTTGAGTGacagtttcccccccccccccccaggttggCAACGCTGTTCCTCCACCACTCTCCAGAGCCATTGGACTAGAGATCAAGAAGTGTGTCCTAGAGCGGATCAAGGAGAATGACGATACAAAAGAGAATGAGAAAGGTAAGGCCTGCTCAAAGTGcatcctgttggaaggtgcatTCTGTAGTAGTTATCGCTGCTCATTTGGGCATTTTGATAAATTACTGAGTGGTTTTAATGTGGATGGGAAGCATGTCATCAGTATCCATATTATGAATGTCATTTTCCTCCCTCAGAGAACGGGAAGCAGGAAGAGAACCTCAAGCAGGAGAAGATGGTGTCGGACTAGTGCCCGGCCCTATTCCAATCCCCTTTCCACTGAGAATCATTAAATTCCCCGGAAATCCTGAAGCCCACCAAGCCACAGGAGATGCTCATTTTTTAAATGAGCTGGCCAGTCTGCAGTACCATTCCATGTTTATGATTTTCTAAATGTGATTTTAACTATTTGCAAATATCTGCTTGGAACGTGACTCGTATGTAGTTTTTATATGTTGTATTAAATGGCAGTTCCTTCTCCTTGTAACATTTTAATGGAATCTTCTTGGCCTTCAGTACATCAGATTTTTAAAACGGCAGCAAAAATCAGTAACGCTTGGTTGAATACCAAGATTTAACATTCTAGTCAATGATGTACGCCCCAACGctcatatttacaatgttatgaAGGCAGCAATTACCTCTAGCCTGATCTGCCATGACCCTCAGCTCCCACCCCCCAAATTGAAGTCATGAGTAATTCACCTACAAACAAGTGATACGTAGTCAGGGAATGAAGTCTTTATTCAGAGCCACATTTCACTACATGAATGAAATCTGGCATTCCTCCTGAGATATCGCCATCTCAGTTGTTTGATGGTCTGGGAGGGGAGAAAAGATGGTTGAATAAAATCAGTAAATGGTCTAGATTCTAAACAGCCACTGATTAGGCTTTCAATGCATATGGAAtctattatacactgctcaaaagggaacacaaacacaatgtaactccaagtcaatcatacttctgtgaaatcaaactgtccacttaggaagcaacactgacagatttcacatgctgttgtagacaacaggtgtaaattataggcaaatagcaagacacccccaataaaggagtggttctgcaggtggagaccacagaccacttctcagttcctatgcttcctggctgatgttttggtcacttttgaaagctggcggtgctttcactctagcatgagacggagtttacaacccacacaagtggctcaggtagtgcagctcatccaggatggcacatcaatgcgagctgtggcaataaggtttgctgtgtctgtcagcgtagtgtccagagcatggaggcgctaccaggagacgtggaggaggacgtaggagggcaacaacccagcagcaggaccgctacctccgtgcaaggaggagcactgccaaagccctgcaaaatgacctccagcaggccacaaatgtgcatgtgtctgctcaaacggtcagaaacagactccatgagggtggtacgagggcccgacgtccacaggtgggggttgtgcttacagcccaacaccgtgcatgacgtttggcatttgccagacaacaccaagattggcaaattcgccactggcgccctgtgctcttcacagatgaaagcaggttcacactgagcacgtgacagacgtgacagagtctggaaacgccgtggagaacgttctgctgcctgcaacatcctccagcatgaccggtttggcggtgggtcagtcatggtgtggggtggcatttctttggggggccctcacagccctccatgtgctcaccagaggtagcctgactgccattaggtaccgagatgagatcctcagaccccttgtgagaccatatgctggtgcggttggccctgggttcctcctaatgcaagacaatactagacctcatgtggctggagtgtgtcagcagttcctacaagaggaaggcattgatgctatggactggcctgcccgttccccagacctgaatccaattgagcacatctgggacatcatgtctcgctccatccaccaacgccacgttgcaccacagactgtccaggagttggcggatgccacctcatcaggagcatgcccaggcgttgtagggaggtcatacaggcacgtggaggccacacacactactgggcctcattttgacttgttttaaggacattacatcaaagttggatcagcctgtagtgtggttttccactttaattttgagtgtgattccaaatccagacctccatgggttgatacattggatttccattgattatttttgtgtgattttgttgtcagcacattcaactatgtaaagaaaaaagtatttaataagattatttctttcattcagatctaggatgtgttgtttaagtgttccctttatttttttgagcagtgtagttcctGATGAGTGCTCCATCTGACATGAATCGCTCATCACAAGTCAAATACTCACTTGGCCCATTCCACATTGAGGATAAGATGATCGTATCCAAATCCTGACACTCCTGCGATGGCTCTGGCTGCATCCTCCCTGCGGTGGAAACTGATGAAGGCAAAGCCCTGAAGGACAACCAAAGAGGCCATTAGAAGACAAACAATTTCAGAATAAACAAACCAACCAGTTGAACTTCTGAAAGACCTGTAAATGCTCCAGCAATTTAATTACTCATTTTTTACCCTGCACAAGCAAGTTAATGGTTATGTATACACTACTTCTAAACTAGTAACCATTTGAACTTCTGCTGCTCTCACCTTGGATTGGCCTGTGTTTTTGTCCTTGGCCAGGTAGATCCTAGAAATTGAGCCGAATGGCCTGAAGAGCTCCTGCAGATCCGTCTCACGGGTGTCCTCAGACAGGTTGGTCACACGGATGGTGGCGTTGTCATCAGCTGTGGAAGGATAGACACAGTTTAGCTCTGGGTTTGTGTTATCCCACCCCCAGCCATTTAGGCATCTTACCAAAATGACTGGCTTTGTTGGAATTCCCCAAATGAAATCAAGAGGAGAAATGTTTTAAATCTCTCTGCTTAAACTCTGATTGGACTGTTCCATGCTGAACCAGGACCATGAGTGTTGTCCAGACACTTCTCAAACGAGACTACGGTGTTACGGTCTGATGACTTCATAGACTAGTATGCTCCTTGTTCTAGAAAACAGAGTGGAAGAGTTGAATCATACGTACATGCACCACGGCGATTGGGTTGCATGGACTCTCCTCTACGTGTGCTGCCGTCCCTCAGGCTGGGGGGCACATACTTTCCTGTTTTGCTCCCTGCAGCTGGTGCGGCAGGCTCAGGCTCGTCTgaaacaaagtttaaaaaaatatccatCAGTGGTGTCAATTTAACAAAATCATAACCACAATCATGACTGTACATTTACAGCACAATATAACTTCTAAGCTATGGGCAATTATGACAATACCTCCTGCAGTCTTCGTCGGGTCTCCAGTGGACAGGCCCAGCTGCTCGGCCAGCTCCTTCTGCATGGGGCCCAGAGTGTCCTTGTAGGGGCAGCGGGTGGTCCAATGGTCTCCTTTACAGATTCGACAGGACACTATCTTCTGTCCCTTCAGCTTGTTCATGGGGTCCTCTTCCACATCTTGGGCATTCAGGTCCTGAGAGAAGGATTCAGGTAATTACATATCATCACTGATTTATACCAGAACTAAAAGGTGACAATGAACTAGGATCATATAAAAACAAATTAACTGGTGGATTGTTTCGACTGAAGAGGAGATCTCTGATGGCTCAAAGAGAACAATACTAGATCAGCTTCTCTCAGTGGCTCCTCACCTCTTTGCTAGAGATGAACACCATAAAGACATCATCACTGACTGTGGTATCAGCAACATTGGGACCTGGTGGGTCATACTCTGAGTTGCCAAACTTCTTCCAGTTCTGATTGGCAGGGAGAGAAAAGCAATGTTAAGTCAAATCAAAATACCTTACATTTTTTAACCCcttacactcgtgggaattggcctatatggatagggctaaatgaaGATGTGAATACGGATATGCATGAGCATGGCAGCAACAAAGATCATCCCCATAATCTCCAAAGTGTTATCAGACTAAAGGTGACAACATGTTCACCTGACACacgactgaatccaaacattacactgttgattttatgtgcattttaaatGTACTGTTCTTTTTGacgcatttgttgataacgaaatctgaaaatattcTGGATAGATTCAGTAACAAAGAATGTGTGTGGATAatttggggtaggtgcaacaaagaacaaaaaaaatgcagAGGGTTTGAGTGAGGTCTAACTGGTGTTTTCAAGTGGCCACACCTCCAAAGTGTGAACAGTTCCTAAGCAATtttaatgcacttttatgactcaaagaagattcttcaactataaggtgcttttttgagctctcctagctgtgccgttgaggaactagaggaaGCACACTTGTAGTTACTTTGTTTGGAACACCGCCCTGCATCCCTGCCTTTACCCAATTACTGTTGGTGTTTATGCAATAcaaaaacggtccattataaatcacaatctgggtcaggtgggcatcatttgaaagcttgttctattgccaacatgactagctaaattataaaatatgatcttaATGTTaagctttcacaaggcaattcagagaagccAATCGTAATTTGTGTCTTGAGTGCATTCAGATGCGTATTCAGCGACAAATCATCACAATACCCAACAAACAAACTCAGgtaaagctgttaagaagcctttttgacctagacttggcgctccggtaccacttgccgtgcggtagcagagagaacagtctatgatatGGGTGGTTGGAGTCCTTGGCAATTTTATGGgcgtatcagaggaaggccctaaaattgtcaaagactccagccaccctagtcatagactgttctctctgctaccgcacggcaagcggtaccggagcgccaagtctagatcaaaaatgcttctac
This genomic stretch from Salmo trutta chromosome 32, fSalTru1.1, whole genome shotgun sequence harbors:
- the LOC115171244 gene encoding DNA (cytosine-5)-methyltransferase 1 isoform X1 — encoded protein: MPANTSLSLPVDVRKRLAVLEKDEDGISDEDLVKEKVKLVQDFLHADAQGQLSSLKAKMKSSEISMDGYLSKVKSLLGRELCVENGSHGDVVEQNCKNGKTNGSAANGDSHKEEDEDEDGIMDTKEADAMKSPAPKGKGGRKSKSDSEPKKSPGSRVTRNSVSRKQPTILSMFSKVQKRKSDEVNGEVTNGKVEEKGEVERDTEEETQEEKRFKVEPDNKPVAEDATSEKMKPVAAAKTPPPKCPDCRQYLDDSDLKLFQGDPDNALDEPEMLTDERLSLFDSNEDGFENYEELPQHKITNFCVYDKRGHLCPFDSGLIEKNVELYFSCAVKPIYDDNPCMDGGVPAKKLGPINAWWITGFDGGEKALIGFTTAFADYILMDPREEYASIFAVMQEKIYMSKMVVEFLQKNPDVSYEDLLNKIETTVPPAGLNFNRFTEDTLLRHAQFVVEQVESYDEAGDSDEQPIIVTPCMRDLIKLAGVTLGKSMLLYWRAARRQAIRHPTKIEKDSKGGPTRATTTKLVYKIFDTFFSDQIDQNEKDGGIKRQRCGVCEVCLVPDCGKCSACKDMIKFGGSGRSKQACQKRRCPNLAVKEAEDDENIEEEELLPVKAPSKKVSKAKTKKQSNGKLTWVGDSIKTEGKKQYYMKVCIDNEVLEVGDCVSVSSDDPSILLYLARITSLWEDNNGKWFHAHWFCRGTDTVLGESSDPLELFLVEDCEDMQLSYVEGKVNVMYKAPSDNWFMEGGMVEDIKVIDDDNGKNFFYQLWYEGDCARFETPPTFTPQEDCKYNFCASCSRAEEREEQETPRVFEPIKDEDHDSKALYALACLKGEQFRVGDSCYLPPDAYNFSLKAASPVKRPHRKEDVDEELYPEYYRKHSDYIKGSNLDAPEPFRVGRIKEIFCHRRSNGKADMSEVKLRLYKFYRPENTHKGAKAGYHKDINQLYWSDEEVTVNMSEVLGRCRVEYGEDLNETVQDFFSGGPDRFYFLEAYNAKSKSFEDPPNHARSAVNKGKGKGKGKGKGKGKSSSAQEPPDQEPQDPKVPKLRTLDVFSGCGGLSEGFHQAGIAETLWAIEMWDPAAQAFRLNNPGTTVFTEDCNVLLKLVMSGEKTNSLGQRLPQKGDVEMLCGGPPCQGFSGMNRFNSRTYSKFKNSLVVSYLSYCDYYRPKFFLLENVRNFVSFKSSMVLKLTLRCLVRMGYQCTFGVLQAGQYGVAQTRRRAIILAAAPGEKLPRYPEPLHVFAPRACSLNVVVDDKKYFSNVTRGNGGVYRTITVRDTMSDLPEIRNGASALEISYNGEPQSWFQRQIRGTQYQPILKDHICKDLSALVAARMRHIPLAPGSDWRDLPNMEVRLRDGTSSKKLRYTHPDKKNGRSSSGALRGVCTCSGGVPCDPADRQFNTLIPWCLPHTGNRHNHWAGLYGRLEWDGFFSTTVTNPEPMGKQGRVLHPEQHRVVSVRECARSQGFPDTYRFFGNVLDKHRQVGNAVPPPLSRAIGLEIKKCVLERIKENDDTKENEKENGKQEENLKQEKMVSD